ATGGACCTACAGCCAGGCAATTAGTTACTAGAAGGCTGAAATCGTGAAGTCTCATGATTGTGCGAGAAGACTGAGAATTCGAGCTGTACGAGATGCGGAAGGAGACACGAGAGTGGAGAACataaagatataaaaagaagaagtttTCTGATTGTATTCTCGAATGGTGCATAACTAGCTTAATtgattctttttattaccattagAGAACGTTAATTATAATCATTTACGCAAacacaaaaataaatcgaATAAGAAATGACAGTTGATAATTTAACTACAGCTGATGAAAAGATCGTATACGATGCCATTGTTATAGGTGCAGGTGTCATTGGACCCTGTGTTGCAACTGGGCTAGCCAGAAAGGGTAAGAAAGTTTTGATTATTGAAAAGGAATGGTCAATGCCAGATCGTATTGTTGGTGAATTGATGCAACCTGGGGGGGTTAGAGCTTTGAGAAGTTTAGGGATGGTTCAagcaattaataatattgatgcCTATCCTGCCACAGGGTATACTGTTTTCTATAATGGTGAACATGTTGACATTCCATATCCTTATAAGGCTGATTTAAAGCccattgaaaaaatctCTGGTCTTGTAAAAGGTGGTAATGATAAAGTTTTGAATGATTCGactattaaaattaaagattttgaagatgatgaaagaGAAAGAGGTGTTGCTTTTGTGCATGGGAAATTTTTGATGAACTTAAGAAATATTGTGGCACAAGAACCAAATGTGACTCGTGTTCAAGGTACTTGTATTgaagttttaaaagataataagaATGAAGTAGTTGGTACAAAGGTTGATATTGAAGGTCGTGGGAAAATTGATTTCCATGCTCACTTAACTTTTGTTTGTGATGGTATCTTTTCTCGTTTCAGAAAGGAATTGAGTCCAACTCATGTTCCTACTGTTAATTCCTCTTTTGTAGGACTTGCACTATATCATGCAAATATGCCGGTTCAAAATCATGGTCATGTTATCTTAGGTACAAATCATATGCCAATCATTGCTTACCAAATCAGTCCAGAAGAAACAAGAGTTCTTTGTGCTTACAATAGTGCTAAAGTTCCTAAGGACTTGAAATCTTGGTTGGCTAAAGATGTGCAACCTTATATGCCAAAATCCTTAGGCCCATCGTTTGATAAAGCATTAGAAAGTGGGAAATATAGAGCTATGCCAAATTCCTATTTGCCAGCTAAATCAAATGATGTCATTGGATTATGTGTTATCGGTGATGCCTTGAATATGAGACATCCGTTAACCGGTGGTGGTATGACTGTCGGTCTACATGATGTAGCTCAGATGATTAAAAAGATTGGTGATTTGGATTTCGCTGATAGACCAACAGTTttagatgaattattagatttccATTacgaaaagaaaaattatgatGTTGTTATAAATGTCTTATCAATTGcattatattctttatttgcTGCTGATAATCAATACTTGAGAGCCTTACAAAAAGGTTGTTTCCAATATTTCCAACGAGGTGGTGATTGTGTAAATACTCCAGTCCAATTTTTAGCTGGTGTTTTACCAAGTCCATTCAAATTAACGAAGGTTTTCTTTTCAGTAGCTTTATATTCAATACTGATCaattttcaagaaaaaGGTATTTCTGGCTTACCAATGGCTTTATTTGAAGCTATTATGATCTGGGTTACTGCAGTTAAAGTTTTTACACCATtcttatttaaagaattatccagttaaaataaatcaatttctattaatgaattattaaagactTATCACGTAtgaatatttgtattagcAAGTCTATAACGTATGTAGATATATAATCGTTACCTTATGTACACTAatctatttatttcaatGGATCCCATTATTTCATATTACATATTCATTTTGTTTGTGAAGGATTTAATGGCATTTTTGAGAATTCCTGGAATTCTTAAAACTACCACCACCCGgtctttaaattttgaatttaagcgaaaatgataaaaacaGTCATCCCTAAAATACTAAATGCTAAAACAAGGTAATGacataaaaagaaaaacctctacttcaaataatcatGCAAAGATCTGTTTTAATGCGTTGGATGAAAGTGTATGCTTATGGTGGTGCAGTAATTGCTACAGGTgttctattatttaaatataccACACCAACTGACCAGCAGTTGCTTGATAGTTTTTCTCCAGAAAATAGAGCTTTATATGAAAAGAACAAGAAGCTAAGACATTTGGAACAACAAGAACTAATTGATATGGCAAGAACTTCTACACAGAGAAATGACCCAATATGGAAAACAGGTGCAATTCCATCTCCATTAGAAAGAAATAGGAATGAACCTTTAAACAACGATGTCTTCAATATCCAAGC
This DNA window, taken from Henningerozyma blattae CBS 6284 chromosome 3, complete genome, encodes the following:
- the CBP4 gene encoding Cbp4p (similar to Saccharomyces cerevisiae CBP4 (YGR174C); ancestral locus Anc_5.186), encoding MQRSVLMRWMKVYAYGGAVIATGVLLFKYTTPTDQQLLDSFSPENRALYEKNKKLRHLEQQELIDMARTSTQRNDPIWKTGAIPSPLERNRNEPLNNDVFNIQARLETENQQKIIKNAKDELQQIRKLEEQKNNNSWWKFW
- the TBLA0C05980 gene encoding uncharacterized protein (similar to Saccharomyces cerevisiae ERG1 (YGR175C); ancestral locus Anc_5.185), whose amino-acid sequence is MTVDNLTTADEKIVYDAIVIGAGVIGPCVATGLARKGKKVLIIEKEWSMPDRIVGELMQPGGVRALRSLGMVQAINNIDAYPATGYTVFYNGEHVDIPYPYKADLKPIEKISGLVKGGNDKVLNDSTIKIKDFEDDERERGVAFVHGKFLMNLRNIVAQEPNVTRVQGTCIEVLKDNKNEVVGTKVDIEGRGKIDFHAHLTFVCDGIFSRFRKELSPTHVPTVNSSFVGLALYHANMPVQNHGHVILGTNHMPIIAYQISPEETRVLCAYNSAKVPKDLKSWLAKDVQPYMPKSLGPSFDKALESGKYRAMPNSYLPAKSNDVIGLCVIGDALNMRHPLTGGGMTVGLHDVAQMIKKIGDLDFADRPTVLDELLDFHYEKKNYDVVINVLSIALYSLFAADNQYLRALQKGCFQYFQRGGDCVNTPVQFLAGVLPSPFKLTKVFFSVALYSILINFQEKGISGLPMALFEAIMIWVTAVKVFTPFLFKELSS